Within the Deltaproteobacteria bacterium genome, the region TCCGGATCTCCGACTCCCGGAGCGAGAGGATGACGTAGGGCGAGTGCTGGAAGACCGCCGCGAGCGCCACGACCGGGGCGCCGGTGAGGCGGGCGTAGAGCAGATCGCCGCCGTCGTGCACCCCGAACTCGATCTCCTCCCCGGCCACCTCCTGGATCGGCCGCCGGTCCGGAGCGCCCTCGACGATCTCCACCTCCAGCCCGGCCTCCCGGTAGTAGCCCCGCTCCTTCGCCGCGTAGTAGCCGGCGAACTGGAAGGCGTGGAACCACTTCAGCTGGAGCCGGACGGGAGTGGGCGCGCCCCCGGCCCACGCGCTCGCCGGCACGGCGGCGAGCAGGGCCAGCAAGAGCAGGATCCTCACCGGGATCCTCCTGGCGCTCCTCTTCGGTTCCATCTTCATGCGTCCCGGCACCAAAACTAGAGGGAAGGACGCCCGCTGTCGAACCCCGCTACTTCTCGATCTGGGCGAGGCCCTGCTCGAGGTCCCGGATGATGTCCGCTGCGGCCTCGATGCCGATGGAGAGCCGCACCGCGTTGGGGGGGATCCCCGCCTTCTTCTTGCCCTCGGCGTCGATGGCCGCGTGGGTCATGGCCCCGGGGTGCTCGATGAGGGTGCGCAGCTGGCCGAGGGAGACCGCGAGGGTCAGGGTGTAGGCGTGCTTCGCCATCCAGTCGACGGCCTTCACCGTGTTCTTCGGATCGGCGGCGTCCTCCTCGGCGATCTCGAAGTAGATCATGTTCGAGGGCGCGAAGTTCCCGTGGGGGTCGCGCATCTGCTTCTTCGCCAGCTGGTAGTCGGGGTGGTCCTCGAGCCCCGGGTAGCGCAGGACGGTGACCCTCGGGTGGCCGCGCAGGAAGCGGGCGACCTCGAAGGCGGTCTTCATCTGCCGCTCGAGGCGCATCGGGAGGGTGGGCAGGCCGTAGACGAGGATCGGCCAGGCGCTTTTCGGCGCCAGGGCCCCCCCGAAGTCCTTGCGATAGAGGAGGAGCTGCCCCTCCAGGGCGTGCGGCGCGATCACCACCCCGCCCATGTCGGTGCCGTAGCCGCCGATGTTCTTGGTGAGGGAGTGGACGATGATGTCCGAGCCCAGCTCGATGGGGCGCTGACAGAAGGGCGTGGCGAAGGTGTTGTCGACGATGATCCAGATCCGCTCCTCTTCCGCGCGCCCGGCGTTGATCTCGTCGACCAGGGCCCGGACCGCGCCGATGTCGATCAGCTCGAGGGTGGGGTTCACCGGGGTCTCGAAGTAGACGGCCCGGGTGGTCTCGTCGATGGCGCCCCGCAGGGCCGCGGCGTCCCGCACGTCGACCAGGCGCGCCTCGATGTTCAGCTTGGGGTACCAGCCGGTGAGCAGGCTGTAGGTGCAGCCGTAGAGGGTGCGGTGGGCGACCACCGAGTTTCCGGACTGCAGCACCACCCCGAGGGCCGCGCTGATGGCGGCCATGCCGGTGGCGAAGGCGACGGCGACGTCGCCACCCTCGACGGCCGCCAGCTCGTCCTCGAGCATGCCGCGGGTCGGCTCGTCGAGGCGGTCGTAGATGTAGATCGGCTCGGCCTTGCTGCCCTCACCGCTGGCGTACTCGGCGAAGCCCTTGGCGCCCCGCTGGGTGTCGTCGAGGCGGTAGGTCACGCTCGAGGACTGGGGCGGGATGATGTGGTGCTTGAAGTCCCACTTCTCGGTGAAGTGTCGGCCGTGGATGAGGAAGGACTGGACGTCGACTCCCTCGGGGATGTCCGGAGGACCGGGGAGCGGCTTCTTGTCGGTCATGGTGTCTCCTTGGCTACCAGCTTGAAAATAGCAATCCTCATGCCATGGTTGATCAGGCGGGAGCGCACGGCTATACTCATTGGAGAATTGGACTCAAATGCATGAAATCACGGTGCTTTTCAGATACTGGCACACCTGGGCCAGATCGCCGCGGCGCCGTGGGTCCCGGCGTGCTGCTCCTCTCCGCCTGCGTTCTCTGCGCCTGTGGCGGCCCGCGACCGGCGGCGGACGCCTCCCCGCCCCCCGAGGGGATCGACCTGAAGGGGGTGGCGGCCTGGCACCACCAGGGCACCGAGCTGCGGGCCAGCGTGGTGGCCGCCGGCGCCCACTTCCCGGAGGGGCTCGCCCTCGCCGAGCTCCGCGGCGCCAAGATGCACCTGGTGAGCCCGGGGCTGACCTTCCAGGCGGCCCGGGCCCGGATCGATCTGGAGACCCTCGAGGGAGCGGGCGAGGACGAGGTCATCCTCGAGGGCCAGGGCTTCCGGGCCACCGGCGGGCGCTTCACCCTCTCGGCCCGGAGCAAGGAGCTGGTGATCTCCTCGCCGGTCCGCGTGGAGACCCCGGGCCGATGAGCCGCCTCTCGCTCCACCTGGGCCTCGCCCTCCTCCTCCTCGGCCTCGGCGCACCGGCCCGGGCCGAGGCGCCGGCCGGCCGCGCCCTGCCCGCGGTGCGGATCGTCGCCGAGACCATGAAGGTGAAGGGGGCGGAGAACCGCGCCGTCTTCACCGGCAAGCCCGGCAAGCCGATCCAGGTCACCCGCGGTGAGGATCGCCTCGACTGCGCCCGCCTGGTGGTCTCCTACGACGCGAGCGGCGCGGTGGAGACCTTCGTCGCCGAGGGCAGCGTCCACATGGTGCGCAAGGCGCGGCACCTTCGCTCCGAGCGGGCCGAGCTCGACAACCGCAAGAACCTCCTGACCCTCACCGGCGATCCCGTCATGGAGGAGGGCAAGAACCTCGTCCGCGGCGAGGTGATGCGCTACGACCTCGAGCGGGACGAGGTCGAGGTGCAGCAGGTCGAGGCCCGGGTCGAGCTCGAGCGGGTCGCGCCGGCAGAAGGGGGCAAGCGGCCGTGAGCGACGTGGTCCTCCAGGCCGTGGGCGTCACCAAGTCCTACCGCCGGCGCAAGGTCGTCGACGGGGTGAGCTTCGAGGTGCACGCCGGCGAGGTCTTCGGCCTGCTCGGGCCCAACGGCGCGGGCAAGACCACGACCTTCAACATGATCGTCGGGCGCGTGCGCCCGGAGAGCGGAGAGGTCTACCTCGGCAAGGAGGCCATCACCCGGCTGCCGATGTACCGGAGGGCCCGCAAGGGCCTGGGCTACCTGCCGCAGGAGGCGTCGATCTTCCGGCGGCTCACCGTGAGGGAGAACTTCCTGGCCATCCTCGAGGCCAGCAGGGTCCCCCGGCCCGAGCGCGAGGCGCGGGTCGAGTCCCTCCTCGAGGACTTCGATCTCTCCCGCATCGCCGACAGCCTGGGCGGGACCCTCTCCGGAGGAGAGCGGCGGCGGGTGGAGGTCGCCCGCTGCCTGATCCCCAATCCCTCGGTGGTGCTCTTCGACGAGCCCTTCGCCGGGGTGGACCCGATCGCCGTGGGCGAGCTGCAGACCTTGATCCGCAGCCTGGAGGCCCGCGGCATCGCCGTCATCATCACCGATCACAATGTCCGCGAGACCCTCGGGATCTGCGACCGGGCCGCCGTCCTGGCCAACGGGAAGCTGCTCGCCGTGGGATCACCCGAGGAGATAGCTGGTAATCCGAGTGCGAGGGCGGTGTATCTTGGGGACGCCTTCTCGCTCGATGGAGCCCGGGACCGCCTGGCCTCCTGAACACCCCTTCCGAGAGTCAGGAACGACGAGACCCATGGGTTTGGAGCTGAAACAATCGCTGAGGATGTCGCAGCAGCTGGTCATGACGCCCCAGCTGCAGCAGGCGATCAAGCTCTTGCAGCTCTCCCGCATGGAGCTGGTCGACCTCGTGAGGGAAGAGATGATGGAGAACCCCCTCCTCGAGGAGGGGCAGGACGACGACGGACCGCGCGAGCGCTCCGCCGACGCCCCGGAGCGGAAGCAGCGCGACGAGGACGTCGAGAACCCCCGGGAGACCGTGCCCGAGAACGACCCCAAGGCCGAGAAGGCCTCCGAGGACATCGACTGGGAGAGCTACCTCGAGAACTACCAGCAGTTCGGCTCCACCGCGGGCCCCGGCGTGCGCCCCAACGAGGACCTGCCCGGCGTCGAGCAGACCCTCAGCCAGAGCGACACCCTCTTCGACCACCTGGTCTGGCAGATGCGCCTCTCCAACTTCACCGAGGAGGAGGAGCGCGCGGCCCTCTTCATCATCGGCAGCCTCTCCGACGACGGCTACTTCCGCCTCCCCGACGACGACGGTGACCCCCTCATCCGCTGCGCCCACGAGGCCGAGGTCAGCCTCACGGTGGCCGAGCGGGCCCTGCGCAAGGTGCAGAACTTCGATCCCCTGGGGGTCGCCGCCCGCGACCTGCGCGAGTGCCTGATGATCCAGGCCCGGGCCATGGGCGAGGACGACACCCTGGTCGGCGAGATCATCCAGCACCACCTCAAGGAGGTGGAGGCCCACAACATCCCGGCCATCGCCAAGACCCTCAAGGTCAGCATCCCGGCGGTGGCCGAGGCGGTGAAGATCATCACCGACATGGAGCCTCGGCCGGGGCGCCAGTACACCGGGAGCGAGCCGGTCTACATCACGCCCGACGTCTACGTGCACAAGATCAGCGGCAAGTACGTGACCGTCATCAACGACGACGGCCTCTCCAAGCTGAAGGTCTCCGCGGCCTACCGGCGCACCCTGAAGAGCGGGGAGGCCGGCGCCGCCAAGGAGTACATCCAGGAGAAGCTGCGCTCGGCCCAGTGGCTGATCCGCTCCATCCACCAGCGGCAGCGGACCATCTACAAGGTCACCGAGTCGATCGTGAAGTTCCAGCAGGAGTTCTTCGACCAGGGCATCGGCTACCTCAAGCCGCTGATCCTGCGGGACGTCGCCGAGGACATCGGCATGCACGAGTCGACGGTCTCCCGGGTGACCACCAACAAGTACGTCCACACGCCCCAGGGCATCTACGAGCTGAAGTTCTTCTTCAACTCGGCCATCACCCGGACCGGTGGCGAGGATCTGGCCAGCGAGGCCGTGAAGTCGAAGATCAAGAAGATCGTCGCCGGAGAGGACCTCAAGAAGCCCCTCTCGGACCAGAGGATCGTCGCGATCCTCGAGGAGCAGGGCATCGAGATCGCGCGCCGGACGGTGGCGAAGTACCGCGACCAGCTCGGCATCCTCCCCTCCTCCAAACGGCGCCGGCTCTACTAGCGCCGCACGCGCTCCCTTCCTCTCACCCCCGGGCCCTCGACCGAACGGCCCCTACCTCCTGAAATGGCTGATTCCGGCTCCATTCGACTCGCTGATCTCCTCGACCGGGGAGCCCTCCTTCCCGATCTCCAGGCCGGCGCCAAGGACGCGGTCCTCCGCCAGATCGTCGCGGCCCTCGCCGAGAAGCACGCCGACCTCGACGGCGAGGCGGCCCTGCAGAGCCTGCTCGAGCGCGAGCAGCTCGGCAGCACCGGCGTCGGCGAGGGGGTGGCCATCCCCCACGCGAAGATCGACGTGCCCGAGGTCCTCGCGGCGCTGGCCCGCTGCCCCGAGGGCGTCGACTTCGAGGCGGTGGACGGTGAGCGGGTGAAGCTCTTCTTCGTCCTCCTCACCCCCCGCGGCGAGCCGGCCCTCCACCTGAAGGCCCTGGCCCGGGTCTCGCGCATCCTCGGCGGCGCCGAGCTGCGCGCCGAGCTGCTCGGCTGCGAGACCGGTGAGGCCCTCCACCAGGCCGTGAGAGCCCTGGAGCAGAGGCTCTAGCGCATGTCCTCGGTGCCCATCTCCCAGCTGCTCAAGGAGGCCAGCGATCTGCGCCTCGAGCCGCTGGCTGGAGGAGAGAGGGGCACCGCGCGGCGCATCGCCTCCACCCGGATCCAGAAGCCCGGGCTGGCCCTGGTGGGCCACGACGTGGGCCTGCACAGTGAGCGGCTGGCCGTCTTCGGTAACACCGAGATGTCCTTCGTGCGCAGCCTGGACCACGAGGGCCTGGAGCGCGCCGCCGAGACCCTCTTCGGCCGGGGCGTGGCCGCCCTGGTGATCACCAAGAGCTTCGATCCGCCGCCCGTCTTCGTGAAGGCCGCCAACGACGCCGGGATCTGCATCCTGGGGACCCCGCTCCTCTCGGGCGCCTTCATCACCCGGGTGACCGCCTTCCTCGAGGACGCCCTCGCCCCCTCGACCAGCCTCCACGGGGTGCTCATCGACGTGCTGGGGGTGGGGGTGCTCATCCTGGGGAAGAGCGGCATCGGCAAGAGCGAGGCGGCCCTCGACCTCGTCCGCCGCGGCCACCGGCTCGTGGCCGATGACATCGTCGACATCAAGCGCCTGCGGCGGCTGCTCTTCGGTCAGGGCTCCGAGCTGATCCGCCACCACATGGAGATCCGGGGCATCGGGATCATCAACATCAAGGACCTCTTCGGCGTCGGCGCGGTGCGCGAGCGCAAGAAGATCGAGATGGTGATCGAGCTCGTCGACTGGGATCCCCACGTGCAGTACGACCGCCTGGGCGTCGAGGACCACACCTTCGAGATCCTCGACATCACGGTGCCCGAGCTCACCATCCCCGTGCGGCCCGGCCGGAACATCACGACCCTGATCGAGGTCGCCGCCCGCAACCACCTCCTCAAGCTGCAGGGCCACCACTCGGCGCTGGAGTTCCAGGAGCAGCTCAACCGCGCCATCGCCGAGGCCGGCTTCGCCCAGGCCATCACCGCGGACGAGGTCGAGTGATGGGCGCCAACCTCGCCCAGATCGTCATCGTCACCGGCCTCTCGGGGTCGGGGAAGTCCACGGCCCTGCGGGCCCTGGAGGACCTCGGCTTCTTCTGCATCGACAACCTCCCCATCGTCCTCTTGCCCCGCCTCCTCGAGCTGGGCAGCCACACCTCCGAGACGGTGCAGTCCCTGGGGCTGGTGGTCGACGCCCGGGAGACCGAGTTCCTCCCCGACGCCCCGGAGATCGTGCGGGAGGCCCGCCACCAGGGCCACGAGGTCGAGGTCCTCTTCCTCGACGCCACCGATCCGGTCCTGCTGCGCCGCTTCTCCGAGACCCGCCGCCGTCACCCGCTGGCCACCGCCGGCTCGGTCGAGGCCGGCATCGCCGCCGAGCGCGAGGCCCTCGAGGCCCTCCGGCAGCTGGCCGACGAGGTGATCGACACCAGCGGCCTCTCGGTGCACGAGCTCGGCCGCATCATCCAGGACCGCCACGGCAGCTCCGAGGCCCACGAGGGCCCCCGGGTCACGGTGCTCTCCTTCGGCTTCAAGCACGGCCTGCCCCCCCAGGCCGACCTGGTCTTCGACTGCCGCTTCCTGCCCAACCCCTACTTCGTGGACGAGCTGCGCCCCAAGTCCGGCCAGGACCCGGAGGTGGCGGACTACGTCTTCGACAAGGCCGAGGCCGGCGAGCTCCTCGAGCGCCTCGACGCGCTGCTGGGCTGGCTGCTTCCTTTCTTCCAGAACGAGCGCAAGCGCTACCTGACCGTGGCCATCGGCTGCACCGGCGGGCAGCACCGCTCGGTGGCCATGGCCGAGCGGCTGGCCCAGCGGCTGGCGGCTCGCCAGCTTCCCATCACCCTGCGACACCGGGACATGAAAGCGACACCATGATGGCAAAGGGTACCTTCGACGTGATCAACAAGCTCGGGCTGCACGCCCGGGCTGCGGCCACCCTGGTCAAGGAGACCAACCGCTTCGAGAGCGAGGTCTTCCTGATCCGGGATGGCAACGAGGTCAACGGAAAGAGCATCATGGGGGTGCTCACCCTGGCCGCAGCCCAGGGCACCTCGGTGGAGGTCCGCTGCGAGGGCTCCGATGCCCAGGCCGCCCTCTCGGCCATCGAGGCCGTCTTCCGCAGCGGCTTCGGCGAAGACTAGGAGACGAAGACGAGAACATGTCGGCCGGGGACTACGAGGATCGGGAGCTGTTCGAGAGCGACGGCGTCCACGATCGCCACTATCAGGGCGTGGGCGCCGCCGCGGGCATCGCGGTCGGCCGGGCCTTCATCGTCGATCGCCGCCGCGTCCGCACCCCGAAGTACCACCTCGAGCCCGACGCGATCGAGGGAGAGATCCTGCGCCTCGAGACCGCGCTGAAGCTCTCCGAGCACCAGCTCGATCACATCTACGAGAAGCTCAAGGCCGACGGCGCCGCGGGCGAGGAGCACCTGCTGATCCTCGAGGCCCACCGGCTGATGCTCCGCGACGAGATGCTGGTCACCACGGTGCGGCACCTCATCCACGAGGACGCCATCAACGCCGAGTGGGCCATCCGGCGCACGGTGCGGAAGATCAAGAAGATCTTCGACGACATCGACCACGAGTACTTCCGCGAGCGGCGGGGTGACGTCGACTTCGTCGGCGACCGCATCGTCCGGAACCTGATGGGGCAGGTGGTCGACGTCGACGAGGCCCCCCCCGAGGACGCGGTGGTCGTCGCCCACGACCTCTCACCGGCCGACACCGTCGTCCTCGGCCGCTTCCCCATCCAGGGGATCGTGACCGACGTCGGCACGGCCACCAGCCACAGCGCGATCGTCGCCCGGGCCCTGGGCATCCCGGCGGTGGTGGGCTGCGGCGACATCACCGAGCGCGCCGGCCAGGGCGACGTCGTGGTCGTCGACGGCACCCACGGGGTGGCGATCGTCACCCCGACCCCCGACGAGATCGACAGCTACCGGCGGGCGCGCAACCAGCACCTGGCGCAGGAGAAGGCGCTGCTCGCCAACCGGGACCTCCCGGCCGAGACCACCGACGGCCACCGGGTCCACCTCTACGGCAACATCGAGTTCACCGCCGAGGTGCCGGTGGTCTGCGATCACGGTGGCGAGGGCATCGGCCTCTACCGCACCGAGTTCCTCTACCTCGGCCGGCGCGATCTGCCCTCCGAGGAGGAGCACTACCGGGCCTACGCCGAGATCCTCACCGCCCTCTCGCCAAGGCCCGTGACCATCCGGACCTTCGATCTGGGCGGCGACAAGGTGCCCTACACCGGCCGCCGCCAGGAGCCGAACCCCGCCATGGGCCTGCGGGCGCTGCGCCTCTGCCTCAAGGAGCCGGAGATCCTGCACACCCAGCTCCGGGCGATGCTCCGGGCCAGCGTGCACGGCAACCTCTCGATCATGTTCCCGATGGTCAGCGGCCTCTCGGAGCTGCGCTGGGCGCTCGCCCTGGTCGACCAGTTCCGGGCCGAGCTCCAGGAGGAGGGCCAGGAGGTCTCCCCCGCGGTGAAGGTCGGCTCGATGATCGAGCTGCCCTCGGCGGTGGCGGTGGCCGACCAGCTGGCCCGGGAGTGCGACTTCTTCTCCATCGGCACCAACGACCTCATCCAGTACTCCCTGGGCATCGACCGGCAGAACCGGGACGTCGCCTACCTCTACCGGCCCCTCCACCTGGCCGTGCTCAGGATGATCAAGCAGGTGGTGGACGCCGGCAAGGACGCCGGCATCCCGGTGGCGATCTGCGGCGAGATGGCCGGTGAGCCCGCCCTGACCCCGATCCTGCTGGGCCTGGGGGTCGACCGCCTCTCCATGACCGCCGCCACCATCCCCCTGGTGAAGCACGTGGTCCGCTCGGTCTCCCTCTCCGAGTGCAAGGAGCTGGTGGAGCAGGCCTGCGCCCTGGGCACGGTCGACGAGATCGAGCGCTTCGTCCGGGACGAGGTCCAGGCCCGCTTCCCGGATCTGCTGACCTGAGCGCCGTCCCGGGCCCAGCGCCCGGCGGCTTGACCGCTCAGCCTCGGGGCCGTACTTTGCGCCCTCTTAAAGTCCCTGTTTTCCCTGATCCCGTGGGGGTATGCCCGCAATGCCTGCCAAGAGCTTCCTGTTCACTTCCGAGTCGGTCACCGGGGGTCACCCCGACAAGATGGCCGACCAGATCTCCGATGCCGTTCTCGACGCCGCCCTGAAGGACGACCCCAAGAGCCGCGTCGCCTGTGAGGCCCTCCTGAAGACCGGCTTCGTCGCCCTGGCCGGTGAGATCACCACCCGCGCGACCATCGACTACCCGGCCATCGTGCGCCGGGTCGTCACCGAGATCGGCTACACCGACAGCGCCATGGGCTTCGACGCCGCCACCTGCGCGGTGCTCTGCGCCGTCGAGGGTCAGAGCCCCGACATCGCCATGGGCGTCGACGAGGGCGCGGGCGACCACGAGGAGCAGGGCGCCGGCGACCAGGGCATGATGTTCGGCTA harbors:
- a CDS encoding PLP-dependent transferase: MTDKKPLPGPPDIPEGVDVQSFLIHGRHFTEKWDFKHHIIPPQSSSVTYRLDDTQRGAKGFAEYASGEGSKAEPIYIYDRLDEPTRGMLEDELAAVEGGDVAVAFATGMAAISAALGVVLQSGNSVVAHRTLYGCTYSLLTGWYPKLNIEARLVDVRDAAALRGAIDETTRAVYFETPVNPTLELIDIGAVRALVDEINAGRAEEERIWIIVDNTFATPFCQRPIELGSDIIVHSLTKNIGGYGTDMGGVVIAPHALEGQLLLYRKDFGGALAPKSAWPILVYGLPTLPMRLERQMKTAFEVARFLRGHPRVTVLRYPGLEDHPDYQLAKKQMRDPHGNFAPSNMIYFEIAEEDAADPKNTVKAVDWMAKHAYTLTLAVSLGQLRTLIEHPGAMTHAAIDAEGKKKAGIPPNAVRLSIGIEAAADIIRDLEQGLAQIEK
- a CDS encoding LptA/OstA family protein, producing the protein MSRLSLHLGLALLLLGLGAPARAEAPAGRALPAVRIVAETMKVKGAENRAVFTGKPGKPIQVTRGEDRLDCARLVVSYDASGAVETFVAEGSVHMVRKARHLRSERAELDNRKNLLTLTGDPVMEEGKNLVRGEVMRYDLERDEVEVQQVEARVELERVAPAEGGKRP
- the lptB gene encoding LPS export ABC transporter ATP-binding protein, which gives rise to MSDVVLQAVGVTKSYRRRKVVDGVSFEVHAGEVFGLLGPNGAGKTTTFNMIVGRVRPESGEVYLGKEAITRLPMYRRARKGLGYLPQEASIFRRLTVRENFLAILEASRVPRPEREARVESLLEDFDLSRIADSLGGTLSGGERRRVEVARCLIPNPSVVLFDEPFAGVDPIAVGELQTLIRSLEARGIAVIITDHNVRETLGICDRAAVLANGKLLAVGSPEEIAGNPSARAVYLGDAFSLDGARDRLAS
- the rpoN gene encoding RNA polymerase factor sigma-54, which gives rise to MGLELKQSLRMSQQLVMTPQLQQAIKLLQLSRMELVDLVREEMMENPLLEEGQDDDGPRERSADAPERKQRDEDVENPRETVPENDPKAEKASEDIDWESYLENYQQFGSTAGPGVRPNEDLPGVEQTLSQSDTLFDHLVWQMRLSNFTEEEERAALFIIGSLSDDGYFRLPDDDGDPLIRCAHEAEVSLTVAERALRKVQNFDPLGVAARDLRECLMIQARAMGEDDTLVGEIIQHHLKEVEAHNIPAIAKTLKVSIPAVAEAVKIITDMEPRPGRQYTGSEPVYITPDVYVHKISGKYVTVINDDGLSKLKVSAAYRRTLKSGEAGAAKEYIQEKLRSAQWLIRSIHQRQRTIYKVTESIVKFQQEFFDQGIGYLKPLILRDVAEDIGMHESTVSRVTTNKYVHTPQGIYELKFFFNSAITRTGGEDLASEAVKSKIKKIVAGEDLKKPLSDQRIVAILEEQGIEIARRTVAKYRDQLGILPSSKRRRLY
- a CDS encoding PTS sugar transporter subunit IIA, encoding MADSGSIRLADLLDRGALLPDLQAGAKDAVLRQIVAALAEKHADLDGEAALQSLLEREQLGSTGVGEGVAIPHAKIDVPEVLAALARCPEGVDFEAVDGERVKLFFVLLTPRGEPALHLKALARVSRILGGAELRAELLGCETGEALHQAVRALEQRL
- the hprK gene encoding HPr(Ser) kinase/phosphatase, which codes for MSSVPISQLLKEASDLRLEPLAGGERGTARRIASTRIQKPGLALVGHDVGLHSERLAVFGNTEMSFVRSLDHEGLERAAETLFGRGVAALVITKSFDPPPVFVKAANDAGICILGTPLLSGAFITRVTAFLEDALAPSTSLHGVLIDVLGVGVLILGKSGIGKSEAALDLVRRGHRLVADDIVDIKRLRRLLFGQGSELIRHHMEIRGIGIINIKDLFGVGAVRERKKIEMVIELVDWDPHVQYDRLGVEDHTFEILDITVPELTIPVRPGRNITTLIEVAARNHLLKLQGHHSALEFQEQLNRAIAEAGFAQAITADEVE
- the rapZ gene encoding RNase adapter RapZ; protein product: MGANLAQIVIVTGLSGSGKSTALRALEDLGFFCIDNLPIVLLPRLLELGSHTSETVQSLGLVVDARETEFLPDAPEIVREARHQGHEVEVLFLDATDPVLLRRFSETRRRHPLATAGSVEAGIAAEREALEALRQLADEVIDTSGLSVHELGRIIQDRHGSSEAHEGPRVTVLSFGFKHGLPPQADLVFDCRFLPNPYFVDELRPKSGQDPEVADYVFDKAEAGELLERLDALLGWLLPFFQNERKRYLTVAIGCTGGQHRSVAMAERLAQRLAARQLPITLRHRDMKATP
- a CDS encoding HPr family phosphocarrier protein, which gives rise to MAKGTFDVINKLGLHARAAATLVKETNRFESEVFLIRDGNEVNGKSIMGVLTLAAAQGTSVEVRCEGSDAQAALSAIEAVFRSGFGED
- the ptsP gene encoding phosphoenolpyruvate--protein phosphotransferase; this translates as MSAGDYEDRELFESDGVHDRHYQGVGAAAGIAVGRAFIVDRRRVRTPKYHLEPDAIEGEILRLETALKLSEHQLDHIYEKLKADGAAGEEHLLILEAHRLMLRDEMLVTTVRHLIHEDAINAEWAIRRTVRKIKKIFDDIDHEYFRERRGDVDFVGDRIVRNLMGQVVDVDEAPPEDAVVVAHDLSPADTVVLGRFPIQGIVTDVGTATSHSAIVARALGIPAVVGCGDITERAGQGDVVVVDGTHGVAIVTPTPDEIDSYRRARNQHLAQEKALLANRDLPAETTDGHRVHLYGNIEFTAEVPVVCDHGGEGIGLYRTEFLYLGRRDLPSEEEHYRAYAEILTALSPRPVTIRTFDLGGDKVPYTGRRQEPNPAMGLRALRLCLKEPEILHTQLRAMLRASVHGNLSIMFPMVSGLSELRWALALVDQFRAELQEEGQEVSPAVKVGSMIELPSAVAVADQLARECDFFSIGTNDLIQYSLGIDRQNRDVAYLYRPLHLAVLRMIKQVVDAGKDAGIPVAICGEMAGEPALTPILLGLGVDRLSMTAATIPLVKHVVRSVSLSECKELVEQACALGTVDEIERFVRDEVQARFPDLLT